In Thioclava sp. GXIMD2076, one DNA window encodes the following:
- a CDS encoding TRAP transporter small permease subunit, with amino-acid sequence MQTLINGARRILGFLAGLSMALVFAIIFINSLRRYLMGQSVPWGEELPIYLTIYGVMFGLALAYLNDNHIRFTILVDMISRKSRETLYLFVDVITFVSGLLLAYAGHSFAMKRGKLAASGLKSTGNWLAQHTGIDALVWVGKVGTWQYAIAIGGALLAVAAVLKFIERLGTLRSL; translated from the coding sequence ATGCAGACGCTGATCAATGGCGCCCGTCGCATTCTCGGCTTCCTTGCCGGTCTGTCGATGGCCCTCGTCTTCGCGATCATCTTCATCAACTCGCTACGTCGTTATCTTATGGGGCAATCGGTCCCATGGGGCGAAGAGCTGCCGATCTACCTGACCATCTACGGGGTGATGTTCGGCCTTGCGCTGGCCTATCTGAACGACAACCACATCCGGTTCACGATCCTCGTGGACATGATCTCGCGCAAGTCCCGCGAGACCCTGTATCTCTTCGTCGATGTGATCACCTTCGTCTCGGGCCTGCTGCTGGCCTATGCAGGCCATAGCTTCGCGATGAAACGCGGCAAGCTGGCCGCTTCGGGGCTTAAATCCACCGGCAACTGGCTGGCCCAACATACCGGCATCGACGCGCTGGTCTGGGTCGGCAAGGTCGGCACATGGCAATATGCCATCGCCATCGGCGGCGCGCTTCTGGCCGTGGCCGCCGTTCTGAAATTCATCGAGCGTCTTGGCACGCTGCGGAGTCTCTGA
- a CDS encoding PLP-dependent transferase, with protein MRDATRTVHHPAIDDSGYASLSPATQRASTIVFETAQDYTNRTKRDLDGYSYGLHGTPTQRILQAQLAALEGAGYCAILPSGQAAIAVVFLACLQPGDHVLIAEAAYPPVAGLCRNFLAPRGVTWSSYPPRIGAGIAAHIRPETRLIWMESPGSTTMELEDIPAITAVARAKGIQTGIDNTWATPLLFKPLAHGVDFSMQALTKYAGGHSDLLMGSVTVRERAQYQALRDVMRMLGYHTAPDAVSLVLRGLETMAVRLAHAGRVATELAREIESSHDYPVLCPALPSHPDHALWARDFRAGSGLFSVVLTAEQAAHLPRALDTLEVFAIGASWGGTRSLIAPMSVDGRTPPDPRLYLRLSIGMEDPADLREDLVRFFAALAP; from the coding sequence ATGCGCGACGCAACCCGCACCGTCCACCATCCCGCGATTGATGACAGCGGCTATGCCTCGCTCAGCCCTGCCACACAGCGCGCATCGACCATCGTCTTCGAGACCGCGCAGGACTATACCAACCGCACAAAGCGCGATCTGGATGGCTATTCCTACGGGTTGCACGGCACCCCCACCCAGCGCATCCTGCAGGCGCAGCTGGCTGCGCTGGAGGGGGCTGGGTATTGCGCGATCCTGCCCTCGGGACAGGCGGCGATTGCCGTGGTGTTTCTGGCCTGCCTGCAACCGGGCGATCATGTGCTTATCGCCGAGGCCGCCTATCCGCCCGTGGCGGGCCTGTGCCGTAATTTTCTGGCGCCGCGCGGGGTGACATGGTCCAGCTATCCGCCACGCATCGGTGCGGGGATCGCCGCCCATATCCGCCCCGAGACAAGGTTGATCTGGATGGAGAGCCCCGGCTCGACGACGATGGAACTGGAAGACATTCCCGCGATCACAGCGGTGGCCCGCGCGAAGGGAATCCAGACCGGCATCGACAATACATGGGCCACGCCCCTGCTCTTCAAACCGCTGGCGCATGGGGTGGATTTCTCGATGCAGGCGCTGACCAAATATGCGGGCGGGCATTCCGACCTGCTGATGGGGTCGGTGACGGTACGCGAACGTGCCCAATATCAGGCCCTGCGCGATGTGATGCGAATGCTGGGCTATCATACCGCGCCCGATGCGGTCTCGCTGGTGCTGCGCGGGCTGGAGACGATGGCGGTGCGGCTCGCACATGCGGGCCGTGTGGCAACCGAACTGGCGCGCGAGATCGAAAGCAGCCATGATTATCCGGTGCTCTGCCCTGCCCTCCCCTCGCATCCCGACCACGCCCTCTGGGCGCGCGATTTCCGCGCTGGATCAGGGCTGTTCTCGGTGGTGCTGACCGCGGAGCAGGCAGCTCACCTTCCCCGTGCACTCGATACGCTGGAGGTTTTCGCGATCGGCGCCTCTTGGGGCGGCACGCGCAGCCTGATCGCACCGATGAGCGTCGACGGGCGCACTCCTCCCGACCCACGGCTCTATCTGCGGCTGTCGATCGGCATGGAGGACCCTGCCGATCTGCGCGAGGATCTGGTGCGGTTCTTTGCGGCGCTGGCGCCCTGA
- a CDS encoding CmpA/NrtA family ABC transporter substrate-binding protein, with protein sequence MKKILLGLAASTLLASPTFAEMLDLEKDQLTFGFIKLTDMAPLAVAYEKGYFDDEGLFVTLEAQANWKVLLDGVISGTLDGAHMLAGQPIAATIGYGTKAHIVTPFSMDLNGNGITVSNEVWNEMKANLPKDADGKIKHPISAEALKPVVEKYKAAGKPFNMGMVFPVSTHNYELRYWLAAGGLNPGYYSPEDVKGQIDADVFLSVTPPPQMPATLEAGTISGYCVGEPWNQQAVFKGIGVPVVTDYEIWKNNPEKVFGLTAEFIDQNPNTTIAITKALIRAAIWLDENDNANRPEAVEILSRPEYVGADAEVIANSMTGTFEYEKGDKRDVPDFNTFFRHNATYPFYSDAVWYLTQMRRWGQIPEAHPDTWYDEVAKSVYKPEIYLKAARMLVEEGKASEADFPWDSDGYKAPTPAADVIDGIGYDGKQPNAYIDSLPIGLKDAQTVEGAEVKG encoded by the coding sequence ATGAAGAAAATTCTCCTCGGCCTCGCCGCCAGCACCCTTCTTGCAAGCCCGACTTTTGCAGAAATGCTGGATCTCGAAAAAGACCAGCTGACCTTCGGCTTCATCAAGCTGACCGATATGGCACCGCTCGCCGTGGCCTATGAAAAGGGCTATTTCGATGATGAGGGCCTCTTTGTCACCCTTGAGGCGCAGGCCAACTGGAAAGTGCTGCTGGATGGCGTGATCTCCGGCACGCTCGACGGGGCGCATATGCTGGCGGGCCAGCCGATCGCCGCGACCATCGGCTATGGCACCAAAGCCCATATCGTCACCCCCTTCTCGATGGATCTCAACGGCAACGGCATCACCGTCTCGAACGAGGTCTGGAACGAGATGAAGGCCAATCTGCCGAAAGACGCGGATGGCAAGATCAAGCACCCGATCTCCGCCGAGGCGCTCAAGCCGGTGGTTGAAAAATACAAAGCCGCAGGCAAGCCCTTCAACATGGGCATGGTCTTCCCCGTCTCGACCCATAACTACGAGCTGCGCTACTGGCTGGCGGCTGGTGGCCTGAACCCGGGCTATTACTCGCCCGAAGACGTGAAGGGCCAGATCGACGCGGATGTCTTCCTGTCCGTTACCCCGCCGCCGCAAATGCCCGCGACCCTCGAGGCAGGCACCATCTCGGGCTATTGCGTGGGCGAGCCGTGGAACCAGCAGGCGGTGTTCAAGGGCATCGGCGTGCCGGTCGTTACCGATTACGAGATCTGGAAGAACAACCCCGAGAAGGTCTTCGGCCTGACCGCCGAGTTCATCGACCAGAACCCCAACACGACGATCGCCATCACCAAGGCGCTGATCCGCGCCGCGATCTGGCTCGACGAGAACGACAACGCCAACCGTCCCGAGGCCGTGGAAATCCTCTCGCGCCCCGAATATGTCGGCGCCGATGCAGAGGTCATCGCCAACTCGATGACCGGCACCTTCGAGTATGAGAAGGGCGACAAGCGCGACGTCCCCGATTTCAACACCTTCTTCCGCCACAACGCGACCTATCCCTTCTATTCGGACGCGGTATGGTATCTGACGCAGATGCGCCGCTGGGGCCAGATCCCCGAAGCCCATCCCGACACCTGGTATGACGAGGTCGCGAAATCGGTCTACAAGCCCGAGATCTACCTGAAAGCCGCCCGTATGCTGGTCGAGGAAGGCAAAGCCAGCGAGGCCGACTTCCCCTGGGATAGCGACGGCTACAAGGCGCCGACCCCTGCTGCGGATGTCATCGACGGCATCGGCTATGACGGCAAACAGCCCAACGCCTATATCGACAGCCTGCCCATCGGCCTGAAAGACGCACAGACCGTCGAAGGCGCCGAAGTCAAAGGCTAA
- a CDS encoding TetR/AcrR family transcriptional regulator, with protein sequence MGVGGNPRGWKQNPEAVKADILAAAQEEFARHGLSRARLQDIAERTKTSKRMIFYYFKDKEALYQEVLENAYRKVREGECALDVDNLPPIEALEKLIGFTFDHHKANPDFVRLVMIENIHDGRHIRQMAEMPHTNKPAVLLLERICQAGIAQGVFREDVDPLRVHWQISAASVFNVANEITFSANFGNNFYTPEGQSWMRAEVIRTIVLSVLKAGTPIPSPK encoded by the coding sequence ATGGGTGTCGGAGGAAACCCCCGTGGCTGGAAGCAGAACCCAGAGGCTGTGAAAGCCGATATTCTGGCGGCGGCGCAGGAGGAGTTCGCGCGCCATGGTCTCTCGCGGGCGAGGCTGCAGGATATTGCCGAGAGAACGAAGACATCGAAGCGGATGATCTTCTATTACTTCAAGGATAAAGAGGCGCTTTATCAAGAGGTTCTCGAGAATGCCTATCGCAAGGTGCGCGAAGGCGAATGTGCTTTGGATGTGGACAACCTACCGCCCATCGAGGCGCTGGAGAAGCTGATCGGGTTCACATTCGACCACCATAAGGCGAACCCCGATTTTGTGCGTTTGGTTATGATTGAGAATATCCATGACGGTCGCCACATCCGCCAGATGGCCGAGATGCCGCATACCAATAAGCCAGCGGTTTTGCTTCTGGAGCGAATCTGTCAGGCGGGAATCGCGCAGGGTGTTTTCCGTGAGGATGTCGATCCGCTACGGGTTCACTGGCAGATTTCGGCGGCGAGCGTGTTCAATGTCGCCAACGAGATTACGTTTTCGGCAAATTTCGGGAATAATTTCTATACCCCCGAGGGACAGAGCTGGATGCGGGCCGAGGTGATCCGCACCATCGTGCTGTCGGTTCTGAAGGCGGGCACGCCGATTCCTTCGCCCAAGTAA
- a CDS encoding TIM barrel protein, which yields MKTSIATVSISGSLTEKLSAIAEAGYSGIEIFEQDFLAFDGGPKEVGRMIRDKGLEITLFQPFRDFECLPEPERSKAFDRAKRKFELMRELGTDLVLFCSSCHPRSLGGIDRAADDFAELGVIAKDMGVRVGYEALAWGRHVNDHRDAWEIVRRANHDNIGLILDSFHTLGRGIDPESIRSIPGDKIFFVQLADAPKIDMDLLYWSRHFRNMPGEGDLEVERFMRAVAATGYSGAVSLEIFNDQFRGGNPRTIARDGYRSLVALMDDVRRAEPDVALAPALEPVPMPPRVPTKGFAFVEFAAQGEARDDLAKLLGTLGFTRMAKHRNKALDLWQLGDVRIVINAETEGHAGKAWVANGTCVCDIGLKVGSAADAVARATALGAHTFEQPIAPGEILLPAIRGLGGSVVHFIGDEEGHDRVWDVEFEPIAGAKPAALGVTRIDHLAQTMSYDEMLSWTLFYSTLFDMQKSPMVDVIDPDGLVRSQIVEAPDGALRLTLNGAETQRTLAGEFLARSFGASVQHIAFETEDLFALADDLAARGFEALPMSPNYYADLAARFDFQPELLERMKAANILYDRDERGEFFQIFSKQMAGGVFFELVQRATGYRGFGGPNAPFRIAAQKRLGRIKGMPER from the coding sequence ATGAAGACCTCGATTGCGACCGTTTCGATCTCCGGCTCTCTCACCGAAAAGCTGTCGGCCATCGCCGAAGCGGGTTATTCCGGCATCGAGATCTTCGAACAGGATTTTCTCGCATTTGACGGTGGTCCGAAAGAAGTGGGCCGGATGATCCGCGACAAAGGTCTCGAGATCACGCTGTTCCAACCCTTCCGCGATTTCGAATGTCTGCCCGAGCCCGAACGCTCCAAGGCCTTCGACCGCGCCAAACGCAAATTCGAACTGATGCGCGAGCTGGGCACCGATCTGGTGCTCTTCTGCTCGTCCTGCCATCCGCGCAGTCTGGGCGGCATCGACCGCGCCGCCGATGATTTTGCCGAGCTGGGCGTGATCGCGAAGGATATGGGCGTGCGCGTGGGCTATGAGGCGCTGGCATGGGGCCGTCATGTGAACGACCACCGTGACGCATGGGAAATCGTGCGCCGCGCGAACCATGACAATATCGGCCTGATCCTCGACAGCTTCCACACGCTGGGCCGCGGCATCGACCCCGAGAGCATCCGCTCCATCCCCGGCGACAAGATCTTCTTCGTGCAGCTGGCGGATGCGCCGAAAATCGATATGGACCTGCTGTATTGGTCGCGCCATTTCCGCAATATGCCGGGCGAAGGCGATCTGGAGGTCGAACGCTTCATGCGCGCGGTCGCGGCCACCGGCTATTCGGGGGCTGTCAGCCTCGAGATCTTCAACGACCAGTTCCGTGGCGGCAATCCCCGCACCATCGCCCGCGATGGCTACCGCTCACTGGTGGCGCTAATGGATGATGTCCGCCGCGCCGAACCCGATGTGGCGCTGGCGCCTGCGCTCGAGCCTGTGCCGATGCCGCCGCGTGTGCCCACCAAGGGCTTCGCCTTTGTCGAATTTGCCGCCCAAGGCGAGGCGCGCGATGATCTGGCCAAACTGCTGGGCACCCTTGGTTTCACCCGCATGGCCAAGCATCGCAACAAGGCGCTCGATCTGTGGCAGCTGGGAGATGTGCGCATCGTAATCAATGCCGAGACCGAGGGGCATGCCGGCAAGGCGTGGGTCGCCAATGGCACCTGTGTCTGTGATATCGGTCTGAAGGTCGGCTCTGCCGCCGATGCAGTGGCCCGCGCCACCGCACTCGGCGCGCATACATTCGAGCAGCCTATCGCTCCGGGCGAGATCCTTTTGCCCGCAATCCGCGGCCTCGGTGGTTCCGTCGTGCATTTCATCGGCGACGAGGAAGGCCATGACCGCGTCTGGGATGTCGAGTTCGAGCCGATCGCAGGGGCAAAGCCCGCGGCCCTCGGCGTGACCCGCATCGACCACCTCGCCCAGACCATGTCCTATGACGAGATGCTCAGCTGGACGCTGTTCTACTCGACGCTCTTCGACATGCAGAAATCGCCGATGGTGGATGTGATCGACCCCGACGGGCTGGTGCGCAGCCAGATTGTCGAGGCCCCCGATGGCGCGCTGCGGCTCACGTTGAACGGCGCCGAGACCCAGCGCACGCTGGCAGGCGAGTTCCTTGCCCGCAGCTTCGGTGCTTCGGTCCAGCACATCGCCTTCGAGACCGAAGACCTCTTCGCGCTCGCCGACGATCTGGCCGCGCGCGGTTTCGAGGCGCTGCCTATGTCGCCCAACTACTATGCCGATCTTGCGGCCCGTTTCGATTTCCAGCCCGAGCTGCTGGAGCGTATGAAGGCCGCCAATATCCTCTATGACCGCGACGAACGGGGCGAGTTCTTCCAGATCTTCTCCAAGCAGATGGCCGGCGGGGTGTTCTTCGAACTCGTCCAGCGCGCCACCGGCTATCGCGGCTTCGGGGGCCCGAATGCTCCGTTCCGCATTGCCGCCCAGAAACGTCTGGGCCGTATCAAGGGCATGCCCGAACGCTAA
- a CDS encoding 3-carboxy-cis,cis-muconate cycloisomerase, with product MTSDLVQNGAADVFGHPWLSGSFADAEVMALWSPERQLANMLAFEAAFSRAMGRAGLFDADLADEAASRIETATPDMAALRKGQENDGVVVPALVAELKKATGHASEAVHKGATSQDVIDTAMILSLRDTLRLLRARLERLQDAMDTLVQVYGAKPLMGRTRMQAATEITVADRIAPWMMPLATHIERIDALMPRVARVQLGGASGDRKALKDKAAMVSADMAQALDLEDAPRAWHAMRGSVTEAASLMALITGTLGKMGQDICLMAQQGIDEIAMSGGGGSSAMPHKQNPVLPELLVTLARFNAVQVSAMHQAMIHEQERSGTAWTLEWMVLPQIAQATGRATAAAQTICERINRIG from the coding sequence TTGACATCTGATCTGGTTCAAAACGGGGCGGCCGATGTGTTCGGCCACCCATGGCTCTCGGGCTCTTTTGCCGATGCCGAAGTCATGGCGCTCTGGTCTCCGGAGCGTCAGCTTGCGAATATGCTGGCCTTTGAGGCCGCCTTCAGCCGCGCTATGGGCCGGGCGGGACTGTTCGATGCCGATCTGGCCGATGAAGCCGCCAGCAGGATCGAGACTGCCACGCCCGATATGGCGGCCTTGCGCAAGGGGCAGGAAAATGACGGCGTTGTGGTGCCGGCATTGGTGGCCGAACTGAAAAAGGCTACGGGCCATGCCTCGGAGGCGGTCCATAAGGGCGCGACCTCGCAGGATGTTATCGACACCGCAATGATCCTCAGCCTGCGGGACACGTTGCGCCTGTTGCGTGCACGGCTCGAGAGGCTGCAGGACGCGATGGACACGCTGGTGCAGGTCTATGGCGCCAAGCCCCTGATGGGCCGCACCCGTATGCAGGCCGCAACCGAGATTACCGTGGCCGACCGGATCGCGCCTTGGATGATGCCACTTGCCACCCATATCGAACGCATCGACGCGCTGATGCCGCGGGTCGCACGGGTGCAGCTGGGCGGTGCGTCTGGCGACCGTAAGGCACTGAAAGACAAGGCCGCGATGGTCTCTGCCGATATGGCACAGGCGCTGGATCTGGAAGATGCGCCACGGGCATGGCATGCGATGCGCGGCTCGGTGACCGAAGCCGCCAGTTTGATGGCGCTGATTACCGGCACTCTGGGCAAGATGGGGCAGGATATCTGCCTGATGGCCCAGCAAGGCATTGACGAGATCGCCATGTCGGGCGGCGGCGGGTCGTCGGCCATGCCGCATAAGCAGAATCCCGTTCTGCCCGAACTACTGGTGACGCTGGCACGGTTCAACGCGGTGCAGGTCTCGGCCATGCATCAGGCAATGATCCACGAACAGGAACGCTCGGGCACGGCCTGGACGCTCGAATGGATGGTGCTGCCGCAGATCGCACAGGCCACAGGCCGCGCGACGGCTGCCGCCCAGACCATCTGCGAGCGGATCAATCGTATCGGATAA
- a CDS encoding TRAP transporter large permease, producing MAFIILIVGLLIGVPIAISIIAALMFFMATGEAPYAMRLVATEMFKGMNSFPLLAIPLFVLAGEVMTESGITSRIIAFANVLVGRLRAGLALVNIWASVIFAGLSGSAVADTSAIGRVFIPEMEKHGYDRAYAAALTAASSVIGPIIPPSIPVIIYALIVSGVSVPALFMAGVVPGILLAIFLSIWVMLTVKIDKNAPANDLPQQPAMQAILQGIPPLLMPVFVVGSILLGIVTPTEAASFAVAYALFLGVFVYRNIKISALPRIFRDAMRDSSVILIIIGAVSAANWLLTYNRLPNMLTEWVLANVDSKTAFLLAVMVLFLVVGLFLEGIAAMLVLVPILHPIAVGLGVDPVHFGIIVIFNLMIGLITPPLGLCLFVAEGVAQVGMARLIKQIMPFFFVEVLVLAILTFVPQTVTFLPTILGY from the coding sequence ATGGCCTTTATCATTCTCATCGTCGGCCTGCTGATCGGGGTTCCGATCGCCATCTCCATCATCGCCGCTCTCATGTTCTTCATGGCCACGGGCGAGGCACCCTATGCCATGCGCCTTGTGGCGACCGAAATGTTCAAGGGCATGAACTCCTTCCCGCTGCTGGCGATCCCGCTTTTCGTGCTGGCAGGCGAAGTGATGACCGAATCCGGTATCACCTCGCGTATCATCGCTTTCGCGAATGTGCTCGTAGGCCGTCTGCGCGCCGGCCTGGCGCTGGTCAATATCTGGGCCTCGGTGATCTTTGCAGGCCTGTCGGGTTCGGCTGTGGCTGATACCTCGGCGATCGGCCGCGTGTTCATCCCCGAAATGGAAAAACACGGCTATGACCGCGCCTATGCTGCCGCCCTCACCGCCGCGTCCTCGGTGATCGGCCCGATCATTCCCCCCTCGATCCCCGTCATCATCTATGCGCTGATCGTCTCCGGCGTCTCGGTGCCTGCCCTGTTCATGGCAGGCGTGGTGCCCGGCATCCTTCTGGCGATCTTCCTGTCGATCTGGGTCATGCTGACCGTGAAGATCGACAAGAACGCCCCTGCCAACGATCTGCCGCAGCAACCCGCGATGCAGGCAATCCTGCAGGGGATCCCGCCGCTCCTGATGCCGGTCTTCGTGGTGGGGTCCATCCTGCTGGGTATCGTGACGCCAACCGAAGCGGCAAGCTTTGCTGTGGCCTATGCGCTGTTCCTCGGTGTCTTCGTCTACCGCAATATCAAGATCTCCGCCCTACCCCGCATCTTCCGCGATGCGATGCGCGACAGCTCGGTCATCCTAATCATCATCGGGGCCGTCTCGGCGGCCAACTGGCTCCTTACCTATAACCGCCTGCCCAATATGCTGACGGAATGGGTGCTGGCCAATGTCGATAGCAAAACGGCCTTCCTGCTGGCGGTCATGGTCCTCTTCCTTGTGGTGGGCCTGTTCCTCGAAGGGATCGCGGCGATGCTGGTTCTGGTGCCGATCCTGCATCCGATCGCGGTGGGCCTTGGCGTCGATCCGGTCCATTTCGGGATCATCGTGATCTTCAACCTGATGATCGGCCTGATCACGCCACCGCTTGGCCTGTGTCTGTTCGTGGCCGAAGGGGTCGCCCAAGTCGGAATGGCACGGCTCATCAAGCAGATCATGCCCTTCTTCTTTGTCGAGGTACTGGTGCTTGCGATCCTCACCTTCGTGCCGCAAACGGTGACTTTCCTCCCGACCATTCTCGGTTATTAA
- the dctP gene encoding TRAP transporter substrate-binding protein DctP, with amino-acid sequence MRFNLKATAALAALTIGLAGAAQAETTIRVAHVDPDDWQTSKKGAAAQIFKNIVEGESDLKVELFPAGALGNEDELVAQAQEGLTQVAIVSGAMSKVCPAASVLDIPYIFSSAPVAWDVLDGQFGKDLAEHCLDETGLRTLAYGETGFRNFTNNTREIKSPADMKGLKFRVQPIPLYLEMVKSLGGEPTPIAWTELPNALSTGVVDGQENPVGTIYNNGLHKLQKYMTLDGHVYGADFIVISDEFYEGLSPADQEVVSKAARIAGTMGRAIQEWSTADGVKKVQEEGMQVYSPTTEEIKAFADAAQPAVIDYLRGELGPDAEWIDRLQTAVADTQE; translated from the coding sequence ATGCGTTTCAATCTCAAAGCAACCGCGGCACTGGCCGCACTGACCATCGGTCTCGCAGGCGCGGCTCAGGCCGAAACCACCATTCGCGTGGCCCATGTGGACCCCGATGACTGGCAGACCTCGAAAAAAGGCGCTGCGGCCCAGATCTTCAAGAATATCGTCGAGGGCGAGAGCGACCTGAAGGTCGAGCTGTTCCCCGCAGGCGCCCTCGGCAACGAGGACGAACTTGTTGCACAGGCACAAGAAGGCCTGACCCAGGTGGCGATCGTCTCGGGCGCAATGTCGAAGGTCTGCCCCGCAGCCTCCGTTCTCGACATCCCCTATATCTTCTCCTCGGCCCCCGTTGCATGGGATGTGCTGGACGGCCAGTTCGGCAAGGATCTGGCAGAGCACTGCCTCGACGAGACCGGCCTGCGCACGCTGGCCTATGGCGAGACGGGCTTCCGCAACTTCACCAACAATACCCGCGAGATCAAATCTCCGGCGGATATGAAGGGCCTGAAGTTCCGTGTGCAGCCGATCCCGCTCTATCTGGAAATGGTGAAGTCGCTGGGCGGCGAGCCGACCCCGATCGCATGGACCGAACTGCCCAACGCGCTGTCCACCGGCGTGGTTGACGGTCAGGAAAACCCCGTTGGCACGATCTATAACAACGGCCTGCACAAGCTGCAGAAATACATGACCCTCGACGGCCACGTCTATGGCGCGGACTTCATCGTGATCTCGGACGAGTTCTATGAGGGCCTCTCCCCCGCCGATCAGGAAGTCGTATCGAAAGCCGCCCGTATCGCGGGCACCATGGGCCGCGCGATCCAGGAATGGTCGACCGCCGATGGCGTGAAGAAAGTACAGGAAGAGGGCATGCAGGTCTATTCGCCGACCACCGAGGAGATCAAGGCCTTCGCCGATGCGGCGCAACCCGCCGTGATCGACTACCTGCGCGGAGAACTGGGTCCGGATGCGGAATGGATCGACCGTCTGCAGACGGCTGTAGCCGACACGCAGGAATAA
- a CDS encoding shikimate dehydrogenase, which translates to MNTAIQTKDTLLAGLIGRGIGQSRTPAMHMAEAKAQGMVGLYNKLDMDDPLREGMTLEQMLVGAEKAGYDGLNITYPYKQEVIALLDELSEGARSVGAVNTVVFKDGRRIGHNTDMTGFAAGYRAGLGDAPNDHVLLVGAGGAGVAVAHALCDCGAKRLSITDVDPARAQALAAQVAKNRPATQVVAVASTDELTGANRPQGMVNATPMGMAKLPGMSVPESFLGADMWVADIVYFPLETELLAKARAVGARVMPGSGMTVGQAIDAFKLFTGRTADGARMKARFEEFDK; encoded by the coding sequence ATGAATACCGCAATCCAGACCAAGGATACCCTGCTGGCAGGCCTGATCGGCCGCGGCATCGGCCAGTCGCGCACCCCCGCGATGCATATGGCCGAAGCAAAGGCGCAGGGCATGGTCGGTCTGTATAACAAACTTGATATGGACGACCCGCTACGCGAGGGGATGACCCTCGAGCAGATGCTGGTCGGCGCCGAGAAGGCGGGCTATGACGGGCTCAACATCACCTACCCCTACAAGCAGGAAGTGATCGCGCTTCTGGACGAGTTGTCCGAGGGCGCGCGTTCCGTAGGTGCGGTGAATACCGTGGTCTTCAAGGATGGCCGCCGCATCGGGCATAATACCGACATGACGGGTTTTGCCGCGGGCTACCGTGCCGGTCTGGGCGATGCGCCGAATGACCATGTGCTGCTGGTGGGTGCCGGTGGTGCGGGCGTGGCCGTGGCCCATGCGCTGTGTGATTGTGGTGCCAAGCGCCTGTCGATCACCGATGTGGACCCCGCGCGTGCGCAGGCTCTGGCCGCGCAGGTCGCCAAGAACCGCCCGGCGACCCAAGTTGTGGCCGTTGCCTCGACCGACGAGCTGACCGGTGCGAACCGCCCGCAGGGCATGGTCAACGCCACGCCGATGGGCATGGCCAAACTGCCGGGCATGTCGGTGCCGGAGAGCTTCCTGGGCGCTGATATGTGGGTGGCCGATATCGTCTATTTCCCGCTCGAAACCGAGCTTCTGGCCAAAGCGCGCGCAGTTGGCGCACGCGTGATGCCCGGCTCGGGAATGACTGTGGGGCAAGCCATCGATGCCTTCAAACTGTTCACCGGCCGCACCGCCGATGGTGCGCGGATGAAGGCACGGTTCGAGGAATTCGATAAGTAA